Proteins from a genomic interval of Clostridium scatologenes:
- a CDS encoding tetratricopeptide repeat protein, which translates to MSTKSRFADKLSEVLFLEIKKENVKKLFHIESNEDVYVPVKASSIVGKVKTEKNVGQLPISFFIEGMFYVMGADEKFKFNDMYTNILVNLKDSDKFIKGKIAENIKHKNYEDAYILIKGLCKIEDSAEIYDKVLIIVEELRKLDKSYEDEELQVIEKLKKYGNYPMAYFYEALIMKERGDFDKALFCINTYISSGGEESLDITEFKESLKLIINYEKGKEILYDIPKEALSLLLPLLDEFGDDATLYYYIAVAYRILENYEKAIYYLNESISIDSSIVEVINELGINYASLGDYETAIGYLRKAFEATKSIEICTNIIMCYLNNEDIKNAKLHLEIAKKINPEDEIVVQLSQIIK; encoded by the coding sequence ATGAGTACAAAATCTCGTTTTGCAGATAAATTATCTGAAGTTTTATTTTTAGAAATAAAAAAGGAAAATGTAAAAAAGTTATTTCATATAGAAAGTAATGAGGATGTGTATGTTCCAGTTAAAGCTTCTAGTATAGTAGGTAAAGTTAAAACAGAAAAAAATGTAGGTCAGCTTCCTATAAGTTTTTTCATTGAAGGTATGTTTTATGTTATGGGAGCGGATGAAAAGTTTAAGTTTAATGATATGTATACTAATATATTAGTTAATTTAAAAGATAGTGATAAATTTATTAAAGGGAAAATTGCGGAAAATATAAAACATAAAAATTATGAGGATGCATATATACTTATTAAGGGATTATGCAAAATAGAAGATAGTGCTGAAATTTATGACAAGGTGCTAATAATAGTAGAGGAATTAAGAAAATTAGATAAAAGTTATGAAGATGAAGAATTGCAAGTTATCGAAAAGTTAAAAAAATATGGGAATTACCCAATGGCATATTTTTATGAAGCACTTATAATGAAAGAACGTGGAGATTTTGATAAAGCACTTTTTTGCATAAATACTTATATTTCTAGTGGTGGAGAAGAATCTTTAGATATTACAGAATTTAAGGAATCACTAAAATTGATTATAAATTATGAAAAGGGTAAAGAAATATTGTACGATATTCCTAAAGAAGCTTTAAGTTTACTTTTACCTCTTCTTGATGAATTTGGAGATGATGCTACGCTCTATTATTATATTGCAGTAGCATATAGAATATTAGAAAATTATGAAAAAGCTATATACTATTTAAATGAGTCAATAAGTATAGATAGCAGTATCGTAGAAGTTATAAATGAACTTGGAATAAATTATGCTTCTTTAGGTGATTATGAAACTGCTATAGGGTATTTAAGAAAAGCTTTTGAAGCAACTAAGTCTATAGAGATATGCACTAACATTATCATGTGCTATTTAAATAATGAGGACATAAAAAATGCCAAACTTCACTTGGAAATTGCAAAGAAGATAAATCCTGAGGATGAGATTGTGGTTCAACTTTCTCAAATAATAAAATAA
- the galU gene encoding UTP--glucose-1-phosphate uridylyltransferase GalU has protein sequence MTVKKAIIPAAGLGTRFLPATKAQPKEMLPIVDKPTIQYIIEEAVASGIEEILIITGRNKRAIEDHFDKSIELEKDLEDHKKEDLLYLVKEISNMADIYYIRQKEPKGLGHAISCARTFVGNEPFAVMLGDDVVDSKVPCLKQLIDCYDEYKTSIIGVQEVNKEDVYKYGIVKGMYIEDRVYKVKDLVEKPKVEEAPSNIAILGRYIITPAIFDILRNTTPGKGDEIQLTDALRTLIKSEAMYAYNFEGRRYDVGDKLGFLKATVEFALRRDGLKESFMEYLLTLGETEFFKQLKNEISEKKDKSKEL, from the coding sequence ATGACTGTAAAAAAAGCTATAATACCTGCGGCAGGACTTGGAACAAGATTTTTACCTGCTACTAAGGCGCAACCTAAAGAAATGCTTCCTATAGTTGATAAGCCTACAATACAGTATATTATAGAGGAAGCAGTAGCTTCTGGAATAGAAGAAATTCTTATAATAACAGGAAGAAATAAAAGAGCTATAGAGGATCATTTTGATAAATCCATAGAATTAGAAAAAGATTTAGAAGATCATAAAAAAGAGGATTTATTGTATCTAGTTAAGGAAATATCTAATATGGCAGATATATATTATATAAGACAGAAAGAACCTAAAGGACTTGGACACGCTATAAGTTGTGCAAGAACCTTTGTTGGAAATGAGCCTTTTGCAGTAATGCTAGGTGACGATGTAGTAGATAGTAAAGTTCCTTGTTTAAAACAGCTTATAGATTGTTATGATGAATATAAAACATCTATTATAGGTGTTCAGGAAGTTAATAAGGAAGATGTATATAAATATGGAATAGTAAAAGGAATGTATATTGAAGATAGAGTTTATAAAGTAAAGGATTTAGTTGAAAAGCCTAAAGTAGAGGAAGCACCTTCAAATATTGCTATATTGGGAAGGTATATAATAACTCCTGCTATATTTGATATACTAAGAAACACCACACCAGGTAAAGGTGATGAAATTCAGCTAACAGATGCATTAAGAACTTTGATTAAATCTGAAGCAATGTATGCATATAATTTTGAAGGAAGAAGATATGATGTAGGTGATAAATTAGGTTTTCTTAAGGCTACTGTGGAGTTTGCATTGAGAAGAGATGGACTAAAAGAATCCTTTATGGAATATCTTTTAACACTAGGTGAAACGGAATTTTTTAAACAACTTAAAAATGAAATATCAGAAAAAAAAGATAAGAGTAAAGAGCTGTAA